The Pseudomonas bijieensis DNA window CACAAGCCATTGAGATACGCCACCGCCACCGCATAAGATCCACAGCGCTCACCCACCGGACGCAACCCGGGTACGCGCTGCGCCACCAGACATGTCAACGCGCCCAGCGCCTCCCCCGGATCCCAGGCATCCAACGTCTGTCCATGCAGCAGCGCCTGGTCGCGTCCACGAATCAACTCGATCGACCAGTGTTGCAACCCGCCCGCACCGATAAAACGACCGTTCAAGCAATAATCCGCCGACAACCGCCCGGCCAACGAGCGCACATCGCCCGACGCCCCGCAGGCCGCGATCAGCCCCGAGGGAATGACATGCAGCGCCTCACCGAACGCCGCGGTCAGTTGGCGGATCATCAGATCCTGCAGATCCAGCGCCGCGATCTCGTCCAGATTGCGAAAAGGCAAGACCGCCAGCGAAGGCGCCATCACCCTCGCCTGGCTCGGCACGTCGAGCTCGACCACGGAACCGGTAAACCTATAACCCTGGCCGTAAACCGTCGCAATGTAGCCCTTGTTCTCCTTGAACAACTTGCGCAAGGCATAGATACACCGGGTCAACGACTCCTCCGCCGCATCCATCCTTGGCCAGACATGATCAAGCAGATAATCCTTACTCACGACCGTACCCGCCGACGTCAACAACAGGCGCAGCACGTGCAGCTCTTTGGGAGGAACATGAACTCCTTGTCCATCTCGCATCAGCGTTCCATCGCTTTGCAATAGCCAGTGGTCAAAAACGAATGACTTCACCGGCGGTTGATCAGTTGCACTGTCCATACTCAGGGATTTCTCTATAGAAAGTTACTGAAGCGCGATTGAGCCTGTGGTGTGACAGGCTCGGGATGACGAGCTTCGTGACTATAGGAAGATGCGTAGGAGGATTCCGTAGGGTACTGAATGCTATTAACGTAGGAAACAGAGACGAGAACCGTAGGAAGGAACTCAATAAAATCAAGCTAGAACACTTAACCAGACCGGGATGGGCGAATAAACACAGCGATGCACTTAAAAGAGCGCTGCCCACCCGAACAGGTACCCATCAAGGGCTACTCTCCATGTGCCTGCGCACCGAATCGACGACATCCTGCATCGTCCTCCATTCCTCCACTTCAGCTTCGGACAACTCAATACCGAAAGCGTTATTCAGCTCCAAAACAAGCTCGACCAGACTCATGGAATCGATAGAAAGGTCTTCGACCAACCGCGAACCACCGCCAATGACCCGACCACGAAGGGGCATACCCACCACCAACGACTTGATGATCGCGTGGATACTTTCAAACCGATCAATTGGATTTTCTGACATTTTTTCTTTCCTAAGAAATCTGGCGGACGTGGAACATGTACACGCCAAGCCAGACTCAATATCGTCGCTGTCGCTAATCCTAGAAATTCAACATCGCCCTCAACATATCCGCAAACTGATTCAAATGCGCCGACAAGGTCTTATTGAAATTGTCATGATACGAATTGGCATTCGAGTACTTCTGCGTCAACGACTGCAGCATGTTTTTCAAGCGTTCCTCCTGGGCGTTGAAGCCGGTTTGCCATTGGTTGTATTTGGCGGTATCCCAGGTCACCGTGCCGCTGGAGGGCAGGTCTTTTTTCATTAACGTCAGCGGCCCGGTATCGATGACCACGCACCAAGTACCGTCGCCGTTTGGTTTAAGGCAATTAGCAGGCAAGCCCAGTGCTTGACGCCATTTGTCTGCTTCTTCCTCGCTGGCTTCTTCGCCCGGTTTCGGAAACAGAATGGAGGCCGGGTTCGGATGGCTGTAATCGGCGATCAGTTGCGTCAACGCAGCGTGCAGTGCACCCGCGTTCAACCTGACATCTTTACCGTCGTTCGCCCCTTCGACCCAATTTTTCATCATCGCGGTGATTCGGGCATTGAAGGCGGCGAAGAAGTCCGTATAGGCCGAGATGATATGTTCGTAACCGGCGAGGTAGCCGTTCTTGATCAGGTCGATCAGTTCAAGGAGTTTTTCGAAGAAGTCATTCGATGAATTTATCGTTGCATCCAAGGCCTCTGCGATCTCAAGGGGCTTGTGCTCTTCCAAATGTCGTTCGAGGGCGTGGAGGATTTGGTTGTGTTCGTCATCGACCTGCTGGAGTTGGCTTTCGTCCAACAGCCCGGCTTTCAGACTGTGGGTCATCACGGCACAGCACTGGCGCAGCTGCATGGCCAACATTTGCGCTCGGTCACGCTTGGCGTGGATCTGTTCGACAAACTCCGCGATGAACGGCTGCGCTGTCGCCTCGCTGGTCATGCCGTCCACCTGCTTGGCGGTGATTGACGGGCACTTGAGCATTTGGCCGAGGCCACGATTCATGGCGTTCATGGACCGGTCCAGCAGATGGGTCAGGGAACTGACCGTTTGAACTTCAACGGGTACCTCGAGAGGCGGTGCAGTATCAGTGATGGTCTCCACGTTCGGCAGCAATACGATAGGGGGACGAGTAAATGGCGCGATCTCCATGGGGCTCTTCTCCTCAAGCCGTCAGGGCGCGAATGACATCGCTGCGCCCTTGAAAAAGCTGCATCACCATGTCCATCAGTTTTTGCAAGAGCGCCGCATCGGCCGCGTCTTTCTGGCCGACTTCATCGCTCAGGCTCTTCTGGCTGTTCTGCGCACTTTGCTGCAGCACTTCTTTTTCCCGGGCGGCGTGCTCGGTCAGGCGCACCATGCTCGCCACCACCTGACTCAAGCTCATCGACATGGCGCTGAGCGCGCGGCCGATTTCCAGTTTCTTGTCGATCCCCTTGCTGCCCATCTGGCTCAACCAATCAGAGGTCTCACTGACCTTTTGCGCGTTGAGGATTTGCTTGTCTAACCAGGCTTGATCCTGGGATGACAGGGACGAAGCCTTGGGTTTGAAATCGACCGTCGTCGGGCGACCGAAGTCATCCACGGTCTTGATCTTGTAGGTGGTCTGCGGATTCCACTCGGTACGGTTGCGCTCAAGCTTGAGGTCGCGTTCGATATCGCGAGCGTCCATGGCGTTGCGCTTGTGCAAGTCGATGTCCGCATGCCTCAACTTCTGGCCCTGGAAAGTCTTGAGCAGGGCGAATCCGGAAATGGCTCCGGACACGATTGCCCCAGTGATGGCGCTGTACATCGCCGCCTTGCCGGACTCGACAATCGCCGCGCCTTGGGCCTTGGCCGCATCGGAGGCCATGACGCTGAAATGCCCGCGCAGTTGCGCGTTGGCCACTCGGGCGATGTTCAGCGCGATGATCGCAGCCACCAACACGTTGGCGTGTTTCTCCCATGCACCGGGGTCGAATATCAGGTCGTTGCGTACTTCATCGCTGAGCATCATCGAGGCTGAAAGACAGTCCTGCCAGTCTGATTCAGTGGGCTGGTAGCCGTTGATTTCACGCTCCAGTTCCACAGCCGAGGGCGCTATGAAGTCGCCGTTCTTGAGTACTTGCCTGGCGAGGCTGCTGTCGGAAATCCGAGAGTCCAAAAGGGACTTGGCTTTGAGATCCTTTGAAAGCTGCTCTTGAGCGACTGACTCGCTCAACCTCGCGTCATTGGTCAGATCGTGGTCAATGACAACGGGGGCGATTCTGATTGGAGCGTGAATAGTGGTCATCATGGATACCTGTTGTAGGTGATTTCAAACATGCCGAACCATTTGCAGGCTGACGGAATGGCTGCGTTGCATGTCGGCAAATAGCTGCTCGATCTGGCGGGTTCGTTCGTGCATCGCCTGACCGTAGTGCTCGACCACCTGAGTCAGGTAGGCGCTGATTTCCTCGCTGATTGCCATGCGTACCCGCACATTGGCCAGGTGCACGGCAGCCTGGGCCTGGTGTTGGCCGCTTTTGATTTGCAGCCCGCCTTGTACCGCGACATTGCCGAACTCGGTGACGGCCTGGGCGATCTCCAGGTTGGCGGCATAACGGGCCAGCGATACCGCATCGGCGCCGTTGGTGATGAACCCGCGCAACTGCGTGAGTATCTGGGTCAGCGAGTTGCCCACCGACGTTGCCATCTGCTTCATGGCTTGCATCGCGACAGGCGCGGCCTGGGCGGCCACCGATGCCAGTTTCGAGGCGACGGCGCTGATCATCGGCCCGATCACCTGCGCCCCGACCATGACCACCAGCGCGACGGCGGCCAGCGTCGAAACGACGCCCTGGATCATGCCGGCGATCTGCCCGATTTCCTTGGCCTTGTCTTCATCAACGCCCAGGTCTATCAGCATTTGGGTGTACATCTCGGAGAACCGCTTGATGGCTTCCTGCATGACGAAGGTCAGCGGTTTCATCGCTTCGGCCATGAACGACTTGCCGGTTTTTTCCTCGACCACCGCATCGGCAATCATCACCCCCGCGCCAATCACACCCACCACAATCAGCACCGGGTTGGCGGTCAACACCCCGGCAACAATGGTTGCCGCGCTCAAGATCGCCCCGACGATCTTGCCGATGCAGCCCATGGTTTTCTGCAATGCCTCGGCCTTGCGGACTTCTTCCAGGTATTTATCCGACTCCCGCTTCATGTGTTCCTGAAGCTTGACCTGCAACGCTTGGAACAACTCCTGGCTGAGTTCCTCTTTGTTCTGCGCCGCCTCGCCGAGCAGTTCGATGATCTTCAAGCGATTGAGCAACGCCAGGGCACTGCTGCTGAGGGCTTTTTCATCGGTGTCCTTGAGGGCGGGGCCGCTGGTGCCGGACACCACCAGCACCTTCGCGACCACCCCGCTCAGGGTTTTGGCAAAGGCATTGGCGATCTCGATCAGCTTCAGATGAGCGTCGACTGCCACATTGAAGGCTTGGGTATGGCTCGCCAGTTCGCCTTTGAGCTGATCGCGACGGGCCAGCTCCTGGGCGTACTCCGGCGAATCAGGGTCCAACTGCGCCAGGCGCGCTTCGCTGTCTTCCAGCAGGCCCTGGACCTGCTGGACTCGTTCACGCAACTGTTCTAGGTGTCCCTGGCTGCTGCCGACCTGGCCCTCGGCAGCCTCCAAGGCCTGGACGGCTGCGGCGTATTCAGCCGAGAGGTTGGCATAGCCCTGCTGCTTGGCACCGGCCATGCTCTGCAACATCGCCAAGCGGTTGCTCAGTTTCTTGACGTCGACCTCACCGATCAGCTCACTGATCATCGCCATCAACAGCGTGAACAGATCACCGTTGGTTTCCTGTTTGTTGCCATCGGCGCGCAGCGCTGGCGCATGCAGCACGGGCCGGCCAGTAGCGGCGACGGACGGGCCATTCTGACCTTCGTATTTCACCGACATCAGGTCCGCCAGGGCTTGCTTGCCGGCCGCCTGAAAATCGGCGGTCCTGACGGCCTTGCTGGCCGCCGCACCATATTTTTCAAAGGCTTCGCTGCGACTCATCCCCCCCTGGAATGCGGGGCTTGGGGTGCTTCTGATTTCACTCATGTTCAGTCCTCCGAACATTGCTGTTCCATGTGGGCCAAGGTGTCGAGATACACCTTGGCCTGCTCTCGCAGATCGTCTTGCGTGGCTTGCTCAAGCACGTATTCGAAACACAACCGGGCCTTGCCGATCCTGCCCAGGGCCAGATGGCATTGGCCGGTGTACAACATCGGTCGGTAATCGTTCTTGCCTTGGGCAAAAGCGATGGCATACAGGTCGATGGCCTTCTGGTGGTTTTGCTTGAGCTGGTGCACCGCAGCCAGTCCCATCCAGTAATGGCTGTTGTAGAAGTCGTAGATGCACAGGAAGTGAAAGAACTTCTCGGCATCGTCCAGTCGCCCTTGTTCGTAGAACTGGAAAGCGAAGGCATAGAGACTGTCCATGTGCTCGTCACTGAGGCCTTGCACATCTTTCAACGCCGCCCCACCGAGCATCGCGTCGACGACGTCCAGGGCCACCTGCTCGTCTTGTTTGTTGTCGCGACTCATCAGCCACACTCCCTGAAAAAAAGTCAGCGTCGCTGACCGGTGCCATTGAGCCAAAACGTCGGGAGGCCCGCTGCCAAATTGCGCTCATGCCGTTGTTGAAACGCGCAAGAACCTCCTGCCTGGCGAGAATGCTTTTGTGGCTAGGGGATTTCTGTGGGAGCAAGGCTTGCCCGCGATGAGGACCGCGCGGTCTCAGGGGAAACGAGGCGCCTGCATCGCGGGCAAGCCTTGCTCCCACAGCCCCTCCTTGCCACCAGGGTTGGGCTGGGCCTCACGCCTGTTCAACCTGTTCAAGCCAGATCAACAACCGCAGCACTTCCTCGATCTCCTGCACCTGCAGAAAGCTGTAGCGCTGGTGGGTCTTGAAAATCCGCCGGGCCAGTGCGACGTCGTTGATCACCGGCACCCCGACCTCCTTGGCATACGCCCGTACGGCCAGTGCGCGCTGGTTGGTTTCCATCAGGGAGATGAACGGCAGCAGGGTGATTTCCGGGCGGAAATACACGCCGATGGCAATGTGGGTTGGGTTGGCGATGATCATGCGTGAGCTGCGCACATCGGACTTGACCTGCTCCGACAGCAGCTCCATGTGCAGGTCACGGCGGCGGCCCTTGATCTGCGGGTTGCCGTCCTGCTCCTTGTGTTCGCGCTTGACCGAATCCTTGTCCATCATCTGGTCTTTCATGAACAACCAGTATTCGCTGAGGGCATCGAGCACGACGATCAGCAGGATACAGGCCAGGAATGCCAGCACCAGCACCAGCAACAAGTGTCCCCAGATCGCGAACAGGTCCGGCGCCTGGGCGAACAGTTGGGCGAATAGCAATTGCCGCTGGGTGACCCAGACGAGCCACAGCGCCATGGCGAAACTGCCCAGGTACAACAGCGCC harbors:
- the sctE gene encoding type III secretion system translocon subunit SctE, with product MSEIRSTPSPAFQGGMSRSEAFEKYGAAASKAVRTADFQAAGKQALADLMSVKYEGQNGPSVAATGRPVLHAPALRADGNKQETNGDLFTLLMAMISELIGEVDVKKLSNRLAMLQSMAGAKQQGYANLSAEYAAAVQALEAAEGQVGSSQGHLEQLRERVQQVQGLLEDSEARLAQLDPDSPEYAQELARRDQLKGELASHTQAFNVAVDAHLKLIEIANAFAKTLSGVVAKVLVVSGTSGPALKDTDEKALSSSALALLNRLKIIELLGEAAQNKEELSQELFQALQVKLQEHMKRESDKYLEEVRKAEALQKTMGCIGKIVGAILSAATIVAGVLTANPVLIVVGVIGAGVMIADAVVEEKTGKSFMAEAMKPLTFVMQEAIKRFSEMYTQMLIDLGVDEDKAKEIGQIAGMIQGVVSTLAAVALVVMVGAQVIGPMISAVASKLASVAAQAAPVAMQAMKQMATSVGNSLTQILTQLRGFITNGADAVSLARYAANLEIAQAVTEFGNVAVQGGLQIKSGQHQAQAAVHLANVRVRMAISEEISAYLTQVVEHYGQAMHERTRQIEQLFADMQRSHSVSLQMVRHV
- a CDS encoding phosphopantetheine-binding protein, with protein sequence MSENPIDRFESIHAIIKSLVVGMPLRGRVIGGGSRLVEDLSIDSMSLVELVLELNNAFGIELSEAEVEEWRTMQDVVDSVRRHMESSP
- the sicA gene encoding type III secretion system translocator chaperone SicA; its protein translation is MSRDNKQDEQVALDVVDAMLGGAALKDVQGLSDEHMDSLYAFAFQFYEQGRLDDAEKFFHFLCIYDFYNSHYWMGLAAVHQLKQNHQKAIDLYAIAFAQGKNDYRPMLYTGQCHLALGRIGKARLCFEYVLEQATQDDLREQAKVYLDTLAHMEQQCSED
- a CDS encoding winged helix-turn-helix domain-containing protein; its protein translation is MLRLLLTSAGTVVSKDYLLDHVWPRMDAAEESLTRCIYALRKLFKENKGYIATVYGQGYRFTGSVVELDVPSQARVMAPSLAVLPFRNLDEIAALDLQDLMIRQLTAAFGEALHVIPSGLIAACGASGDVRSLAGRLSADYCLNGRFIGAGGLQHWSIELIRGRDQALLHGQTLDAWDPGEALGALTCLVAQRVPGLRPVGERCGSYAVAVAYLNGLCSVQQHTAQSLRDALVLFRQCLKLDAGYAPPWCGLADVWLGQAMMGLGDPERAIEEAHSAVSNALALDPGSIPALTRLALLTSLRGCEQAAQVLFRRCLLSADQADVLYFHAWHHWFWRRNEQAADMIDQCLEHDPGCVRAQIMRVRIHEQLTWIRERRLA
- a CDS encoding IpaC/SipC family type III secretion system effector, whose protein sequence is MTTIHAPIRIAPVVIDHDLTNDARLSESVAQEQLSKDLKAKSLLDSRISDSSLARQVLKNGDFIAPSAVELEREINGYQPTESDWQDCLSASMMLSDEVRNDLIFDPGAWEKHANVLVAAIIALNIARVANAQLRGHFSVMASDAAKAQGAAIVESGKAAMYSAITGAIVSGAISGFALLKTFQGQKLRHADIDLHKRNAMDARDIERDLKLERNRTEWNPQTTYKIKTVDDFGRPTTVDFKPKASSLSSQDQAWLDKQILNAQKVSETSDWLSQMGSKGIDKKLEIGRALSAMSMSLSQVVASMVRLTEHAAREKEVLQQSAQNSQKSLSDEVGQKDAADAALLQKLMDMVMQLFQGRSDVIRALTA
- a CDS encoding IpaD/SipD/SspD family type III secretion system needle tip protein, with amino-acid sequence MEIAPFTRPPIVLLPNVETITDTAPPLEVPVEVQTVSSLTHLLDRSMNAMNRGLGQMLKCPSITAKQVDGMTSEATAQPFIAEFVEQIHAKRDRAQMLAMQLRQCCAVMTHSLKAGLLDESQLQQVDDEHNQILHALERHLEEHKPLEIAEALDATINSSNDFFEKLLELIDLIKNGYLAGYEHIISAYTDFFAAFNARITAMMKNWVEGANDGKDVRLNAGALHAALTQLIADYSHPNPASILFPKPGEEASEEEADKWRQALGLPANCLKPNGDGTWCVVIDTGPLTLMKKDLPSSGTVTWDTAKYNQWQTGFNAQEERLKNMLQSLTQKYSNANSYHDNFNKTLSAHLNQFADMLRAMLNF
- a CDS encoding EscU/YscU/HrcU family type III secretion system export apparatus switch protein, which produces MSSSASKTEKPTAKRLRDAARKGQTFKAKDLVITCLTLCGISYMVFNSSLGEIMEVYRRIIASDFDADLQAYSAMLVQVGLKALLPLLLVCVLTSALPALLQSGFALASEALKLNLGALNPINGFKKLFSLRTVKDTFKALLYLGSFAMALWLVWVTQRQLLFAQLFAQAPDLFAIWGHLLLVLVLAFLACILLIVVLDALSEYWLFMKDQMMDKDSVKREHKEQDGNPQIKGRRRDLHMELLSEQVKSDVRSSRMIIANPTHIAIGVYFRPEITLLPFISLMETNQRALAVRAYAKEVGVPVINDVALARRIFKTHQRYSFLQVQEIEEVLRLLIWLEQVEQA